The segment ACTGTGGTTATAACCATCCGTTACACGGCTGTACCGCTTCACGAATTGCTCTGTGCAAATACTGGTACTACGACAGTAATTTAACACGAGTGACCATACGTATATAAAGGGCTTTCCCTGATTTCATGGGATTTGGGGGTATATCCCTATAAAGAGAAACTGAATAAGAAATTTCCTACCGCTCTTTCAATATATACGGACAGATTCCAACGAAATTCGTTTTTATTCTCTAAATCTTCAAATGAATTAATGAAATCAAGGGAGAATATGAAAGCAATTACGCCAGAAATGGAATATCTAAGCACTAGACAAAGCGCCAAAGTATTGCAAGTTTCACTGGGAACCGTACAAAAAATGGTTGAATTAGGTGAATTAATCGCCTGGAAGACCCGCGGCGGACATAGGCGCATATTGGCAAGCTCCTTGGAGCAGCAATTACAAAGGCGCAAACGGGCTATGCGCCAGAAAAGCACCCAACATTGCGTTGCCATGGGAATCTTTCGCCGAACTGAAAATAGCGTGGCGCTTTTGGAGGCTATTCAAGACTGGCAACTCAAAGTCGAAATGGAGGTTGCAGTAGACAGCCTAGAAGGCCTAATGAAGGCGGTATCCATTGCACCCGATCTAATCTTTCTAGATGCACTGATTCCTCCTGTAGAGCAAGTTCATTTGATACATTATTTGAGCAAAAACAAGGACACACAGCGCATTCCTATACTGGTAGATGAAGGTTTTATTAAGCTGCATCCAGGAGTGGTCACCCTAGCTGATGAAAACGCTGGGACTCGATCTAGCGTTCCGGAGGAACTCAAAGAAGAGTTGGAAAATGGCTTAATTGAGCTTAATCCATTAATTATTGGCTACCCAGCCACTGACCCAGAAATGGATGCGGCACTTAACCCTGATAACCGACATGAATTGCTCGAACCCCTCTTTTTGGAGGCCCTATCGAGGAAGTGCTTTTAAGGAGTCCAATAAAAAAGGCCACAGATGTGGCCTTTTTGAATAACTGAATTAAATCAACAAGTTAGATAAGGTAATTGCTACGATCTCTACCCTCTATCCATTTAGGAGCCTTGCCACGACCGGTCCAGGTTTCACCGGTTGAGGGGTTACGATATTTTGGAGCCACCTTACCACCTGCGCTTTTGCCACCCGCCTTACGACTAAATAGGTCTGAAGCTGACAAGCCATACTGCTCAATAATGAGCTTAGCCTTAGCAATTCCATCCGCTTTTTCACGGGCAATCGCCTCTTTAATCTGCTTATCTAATTGCTCGCGCTGAGCCAATAGTTCTTTGTACGAAGACATTTATGGGTTTCTCCAGATAATAAGTTATAGAAATACGCATTAATCTTGAAATACGGTATTTCAAGTAAATATTATATATAGAAAAAAGAATATGGGTAAATATTAAGAAAAATGAGGCATTAACCTATATTTATCATGGGTTTATGTTTATCAATAATAATCAAATAAACATAATGATGATAAATAATATTATTAATTAAACTATAAAAGAATAAATTAACGCCTTAAAACAAAGGTGCCACTTGCCTTGGCGGTAATCTCCCCCGCCTCATTTAAAGCTA is part of the Polynucleobacter tropicus genome and harbors:
- a CDS encoding excisionase family DNA-binding protein, with translation MKAITPEMEYLSTRQSAKVLQVSLGTVQKMVELGELIAWKTRGGHRRILASSLEQQLQRRKRAMRQKSTQHCVAMGIFRRTENSVALLEAIQDWQLKVEMEVAVDSLEGLMKAVSIAPDLIFLDALIPPVEQVHLIHYLSKNKDTQRIPILVDEGFIKLHPGVVTLADENAGTRSSVPEELKEELENGLIELNPLIIGYPATDPEMDAALNPDNRHELLEPLFLEALSRKCF
- a CDS encoding H-NS histone family protein: MSSYKELLAQREQLDKQIKEAIAREKADGIAKAKLIIEQYGLSASDLFSRKAGGKSAGGKVAPKYRNPSTGETWTGRGKAPKWIEGRDRSNYLI